In a genomic window of Trichoderma atroviride chromosome 4, complete sequence:
- a CDS encoding uncharacterized protein (EggNog:ENOG41) encodes MAQVQDQPIRRTYKGSCHCGAFAYEIDLTELKTVVDCDCSFCSRKGNLYFLTSKEDNFRVVKGSEESLTSYTFGPGNKIHKFCPNCATSMLSRMPNGPPHLQLLLNVRAIQGIDINRIGRRNIFNSKLDPQYAPPTHKGDVPSSIEGGQLYTGSCHCGAVTVAVSCKPLESGEERIAECSCDICQRNACVWISPNFENVVLSGSEDAIGRYVLTDGLTSKVFCHTCGVNMSSFRNELSEEEILQLTEQDVQAYRRGRARCPINVRTLHGVDVGKLKKIMNKVIPCRLHL; translated from the exons ATGGCCCAAGTTCAAGACCAGCCTATTCGGCGCACATACAAGGGCAGCTGCCACTGCGGCGCCTTTGCTTACGAAATAGATCTCACGGAACTCAAGACTGTTGTAGATTGTGACTGCAGCTTCTGTAGCCGTAAAGGCAATCTCTATTTTCTGACGAGCAAAGAGGACAACTTTAGAGTTGTCAAGGGTAGCGAAGAGAGCCTCACGTCTTACACGTTTGGTCCGGGGAACAAGATCCACAAG TTTTGCCCTAATTGTGCCACCAGTATGCTTTCGAGGATGCCCAACGGCCCTCCGCATTTACAGTTGCTGTTGAAT GTACGCGCCATACAAGGCATCGACATCAATCGaataggaagaagaaa CATCTTCAATTCCAAGCTCGATCCGCAATATGCCCCTCCAACTCACAAAGGGGACGTACCTTCTAGCATTGAAGGCGGCCAACTTTACACTGGAAGCTGCCATTGCGGTGCCGTGACCGTTGCTGTTTCGTGTAAGCCTCTAGAGTCTGGCGAAGAGAGAATAGCGGAATGTAGCTGTGACATTTGTCAGCGT AATGCCTGCGTCTGGATTTCTCCCAACTTCGAAAACGTCGTCCTCTCCGGATCTGAAGATGCCATAGGCCGCTACGTACTCACCGATGGCCTGACGAGTAAAGTGTTCTGTCACACCTGCGGTGTCAACATGTCAAGTTTCAGGAATGAACTCTCTGAAGAGGAGATACTGCAATTGACTGAGCAGGATGTCCAAGCCTACAGGAGAGGCAGAGCACGCTGTCCGATTAACGTGCGAACGTTGCATGGAGTGGATGTAGGAAAACTGAAAAAGATTATGAACAAAGTCATACCATGTCGGTTACATTTGTGA
- a CDS encoding uncharacterized protein (EggNog:ENOG41) codes for MAFIRPYKPSDFEGMSHICRETLNPALLPSIPGRRLAPYVWTHQYTHLSPATCFVVDDGSGRPVGYCIGCPDIAAFVAAYDSYTTQVLDPSPEVTRPDDLELKEPLFLPDGSVNAVVLSRLAYNPHLLLVDGNADLLAEYKATMHIDLLDEYQGQGWGKQLISRFVESIRDVPQRDGGVSKGIWIGVAGDNGKVVPFYEKQGFKIKQRPVESKTYFMVREF; via the exons ATGGCGTTTATTCGGCCGTATAAGCCCTCTGACTTTGAGGGCATGTCTCACATT TGCCGTGAAACCCTCAATCCCGCCCTTTTACCGTCCATACccggccgccgcctggcCCCGTACGTCTGGACTCACCAATACACGCACCTCTCTCCTGCGACGTGCTTCGTGGTCGACGACGGCTCCGGCCGGCCTGTGGGCTACTGCATCGGATGTCCCGACATCGCCGCATTTGTGGCCGCGTACGACTCTTACACCACGCAGGTACTCGATCCCTCGCCCGAGGTGACGCGCCCAGACGACTTGGAGCTGAAGGAGCCGCTGTTTCTGCCGGACGGGAGCGTCAACGCGGTGGTTTTGTCGCGGCTGGCGTATAATCCGCATCTGTTGCTGGTGGATGGCAATGCTGATCTGTTGGCGGAGTACAAGGCGACGATGCACATCGATCTGCTGGATGAGTATCAGGGCCAGGGATGGGGCAAGCAGCTCATCTCTCGGTTCGTGGAGAGTATCAGGGACGTTCCGCAGCGGGATGGCGGCGTGAGTAAGGGCATCTGGATCGGCGTGGCGGGGGATAATGGCAAGGTGGTGCCGTTTTATGAGAAGCAGGGCTTTAAGATTAAGCAGAGGCCTGTGGAGAGTAAGACGTATTTTATGGTGAGGGAGTTTTGA
- a CDS encoding uncharacterized protein (EggNog:ENOG41): MNVFRNKKKGKDEAESVRPSMESDSAGPFRMFGKKKGQVEEKTLELDLSTALPSTNDFRTSLLMTGLSARFSMLREQDDPTTKLGKASDDSVLFPKGMSKMTDFGLGGLQDIAEVESIRTPSISRLDGFNLDDASSINGSVMNRAKPVDGNNLFGGRQKVYRLPANSAGAGKDGNMSSRTIYDDDVGMSAFQKWRLAEKERQASEGGEPDNMADFEPQSELALESLQETQQESEQESQLESQSEFQSDASRRRETSSTLSSVAARLSAATSVTSQGAPSVKDSQLTPSTSSSSAERSVLRTRRLYEQGLSRELHEQQSSAMSRMDNLSKGRPFASATPDVASPIAGAFGDRILERRPNLLAKASAPNLRSFSPSITGSASPSPAEPSPRFPSAASPKPNFAVPPISPPISETEDHPLLAIQPNDRGKATAMGVFDRPAERYDESTYAQRQLQLQQGRETPVKNHRSMESSLSATSDDKLQAPSVVTNQSLEGTESAGAKIVSEEPPSFFDDSDEEDSSMLSGLINSTNPPRVSIERPNDGDHPAFKNSAVPAPLSLPPRSPGGLSSASSPVTLPPQDSPTLGPNSGLSGMVRAHLRSDSNASSIYGVLGQDAEPSNVQGNTQSSIQSNALKSPGFDNSFSSAKQTANVRPMMSRSPSRPRVPIDEAGREEDEFARHLADGARRVREKLGSMAMVEAEMERSSPSAKPSLENLRDANAPRTNALGILKSKSSHTSLFDRHARDQSQPRAMKAVMSSASNGASSPSRRGSTENPEDSRRGRSTQARERFSEDAAATDKEDGVHVGLKAFRQARIELQKMKDLESVQRPPERPSMGSRVGSYDVGGPPPAMFNRKARDESRHGSGSRAASRAGSRAPSERERSGSETSNAGPPPLRQMRLRNGSNAYDDQYTPASPPGSARSASAMRHGPPSARRPYEAGQPSPMGQPSPMASPISMGTRSRTGSLLGATASTPNLLSNAPAPPTATNQPSAQNLWSSQRG; this comes from the coding sequence ATGAATGTCTTCcgaaacaagaagaaggggaaggaTGAGGCGGAGAGCGTTCGGCCGTCCATGGAATCAGATTCCGCGGGCCCATTTCGAATGTTtggcaagaagaaaggcCAGGTCGAAGAAAAGACACTTGAACTCGACCTGAGCACCGCCTTGCCTTCTACTAATGACTTTAGAACCAGCTTGCTCATGACAGGCCTGTCAGCTCGCTTTTCCATGCTTCGAGAGCAAGATGACCCCACAACTAAGCTAGGCAAAGCAAGTGACGATAGCGTTCTCTTCCCCAAGGGAATGTCAAAGATGACAGACTTCGGTCTTGGAGGTCTTCAGGACATAGCAGAGGTGGAATCGATAAGGACACCTTCCATCTCGCGCCTAGATGGCTTCAACTTGGATGATGCTAGCTCCATAAACGGAAGCGTCATGAACCGCGCGAAACCTGTTGATGGAAACAACCTATTTGGCGGTCGACAGAAAGTCTATAGGCTGCCGGCGAATAGTGCTGGTGCCGGCAAGGATGGTAACATGTCGTCTAGAACGATTTACGACGATGACGTTGGAATGTCGGCCTTCCAGAAATGGCGGTTGGcggaaaaggaaagacagGCTTCCGAAGGGGGCGAGCCTGATAACATGGCTGATTTCGAGCCTCAGTCAGAGCTTGCGCTGGAATCGCTGCAGGAGACCCAGCAGGAATCTGAGCAGGAATCTCAGCTTGAATCTCAGTCAGAGTTTCAATCCGATGCCAGTCGCCGACGGGAGACGAGCTCAACACTTTCATCGGTCGCAGCCCGTCTCTCCGCCGCAACATCAGTCACATCCCAGGGAGCCCCCTCTGTTAAAGATTCTCAGCTTACGccatcaacttcttcttcttccgcagaGCGAAGTGTTTTAAGGACAAGACGTCTATATGAGCAAGGTTTGAGCCGCGAGCTTCATGAGCAGCAGTCGTCGGCCATGTCCAGGATGGATAATCTGTCCAAAGGACGGCCATTTGCATCTGCAACACCAGATGTGGCTTCTCCAATCGCCGGTGCATTTGGCGATCGTATTCTGGAGCGTCGACCGAATCTATTGGCAAAGGCTAGTGCCCCGAACCTGCGGTCTTTCAGCCCTTCCATCACTGGCTCTGCATCACCTTCTCCCGCTGAGCCCAGCCCCAGATTTCCAAGTGCAGCTTCTCCCAAGCCAAACTTTGCAGTACCACCCATCAGCCCTCCCATTAGCGAAACTGAGGACCACCCACTGCTTGCTATTCAGCCCAACGACAGAGGCAAAGCCACGGCGATGGGTGTTTTTGATAGGCCCGCTGAGAGATATGACGAATCCACTTATGCTCAAcgacagctgcagctacaACAAGGACGAGAAACGCCGGTAAAGAACCACCGCTCTATGGAATCCAGCCTCTCCGCTACATCGGATGACAAACTGCAAGCCCCGTCAGTGGTGACAAATCAATCACTGGAGGGAACAGAATCTGCCGGAGCCAAGATTGTTTCCGAAGAGCCTCCGTCCTTCTTTGACGACAGTGACGAAGAAGATTCTTCCATGCTCAGTGGATTGATAAACTCTACCAACCCTCCCCGGGTTTCTATTGAGAGACCTAATGATGGCGACCATCCGGCTTTTAAGAATAGTGCCGTCCCCGCCCCTCTGTCACTCCCTCCCAGATCACCTGGGGGTCTTTCGTCGGCCTCTAGTCCTGTCACTTTGCCCCCACAAGACTCTCCCACATTGGGTCCAAATAGTGGCTTGAGCGGAATGGTACGAGCCCATCTACGAAGCGATAGCAATGCCTCTTCGATCTATGGCGTGTTGGGTCAAGACGCAGAGCCGAGCAATGTACAGGGCAACACGCAGAGCAGCATCCAAAGCAACGCTCTGAAAAGCCCTGGCTTTGATAACAGCTTCAGCTCTGCAAAGCAGACCGCCAACGTGCGGCCTATGATGTCTCGCTCTCCTTCTCGCCCTAGGGTGCCAATTGATGAGgcaggaagagaagaagatgagttTGCACGTCATCTTGCAGATGGAGCTCGCCGTGTTCGCGAGAAGCTGggctccatggccatggtCGAGGCTGAAATGGAAAGATCTTCCCCGAGTGCGAAGCCATCTTTGGAGAATCTCAGAGACGCCAATGCCCCGCGCACAAATGCATTGGGAATCTTGAAATCAAAGTCTAGCCACACTTCACTCTTTGACCGCCACGCTCGTGATCAGAGTCAGCCCAGAGCCATGAAGGCCGTCATGTCTTCGGCCTCAAATggcgcatcatcgccatctcgccGAGGATCCACGGAGAATCCGGAGGATTCGCGCAGAGGTCGATCGACACAAGCCCGAGAACGCTTTTCGGAAGACGCAGCTGCAACCGACAAAGAAGACGGTGTCCACGTTGGCCTGAAGGCCTTCCGCCAAGCACGCATAGAGCttcagaagatgaaggactTGGAATCAGTACAGCGACCCCCTGAAAGACCTTCAATGGGTTCTCGCGTAGGGTCTTATGACGTCGGCGGCCCACCACCAGCCATGTTTAACAGAAAGGCGCGTGATGAGTCCAGACACGGCAGCGGTTCGCGCGCAGCGTCCCGAGCAGGCTCGCGAGCCCCTTcagagcgagagagaagcgGATCGGAAACGAGCAATGCTGGCCCGCCACCACTTCGACAAATGCGGCTACGTAATGGATCGAACGCATACGACGATCAATATACGCCGGCCAGTCCACCTGGCAGTGCTAGAAGCGCCTCTGCCATGAGACATGGCCCTCCGAGCGCTCGACGTCCCTACGAAGCTGGACAGCCCTCCCCGATGGGACAGCCTTCCCCGATGGCCTCTCCGATCAGCATGGGTACGAGATCCAGAACCGGCAGCTTGCTGGGGGCAACAGCATCCACGCCTAACCTGCTATCCAATGCACCCGCCCCCCCCACTGCCACCAATCAACCCTCGGCGCAAAACCTTTGGTCGAGCCAGCGAGGATGA
- a CDS encoding uncharacterized protein (TransMembrane:11 (o517-537i549-571o591-615i627-648o654-676i768-785o1185-1206i1261-1288o1308-1330i1342-1365o1461-1479i)): protein MATPSDATAKDEGAIIGNVPKTPVHDDKTETFNEKDSESPSRTLEADEDDVYVDDSKEMQRRASVVQALARSYSRASGAAGDNPFLAGPDSPLNPASENFSGKEWAKAIVGLVSQDGGSFRSAGVCFQNLNVHGFGESTDYQKDIANVWLSLAGWAGGLISSNKQRIDILRQFDGIVRKGEMLVVLGPPGSGCSTFLKTIAGEMNGIYVDDDSYFNYQGISAKEMHSHHRGEAIYTAEVDVHFPQLSVGDTLTFAARARQPRQLPQGLSRNDFAAHLRDVVMAMFGISHTVNTRVGNEYIRGVSGGERKRVTISEAALSGAPLQCWDNSTRGLDSANAVEFCKTLRLQTELFHSTACVSIYQAPQSAYDMFDKAVVLYEGRQIFFGRGDEAKQYFIDLGFECPARQTTPDFLTSMTSPIERIVRPGWEGRAPRTPDEFAAAWKNSAQYKALQAEIEEYKQGHPINGPDADAFRASRKAQQAKSQRVKSPYTLSYTQQIQLCLWRGWRRLTGDPSLTIGSLIGNFGMALIIGSVYYNLSEDASSFFQRGSLLFFACLMNAFASALEILTLYAQRPIVEKHARYALYHPSAEAISSMLCDLPYKVVNAIIFNITLYFMTNLRREVGPFFFFLLISFASVLVMSMIFRTIASASRTLFQALVPAAILILSLVIFTGFVLPTRYMLGWCRWIGYIDPLSYAFEALVVNEFHNREFECVDFIPSKNFPEYSNVSSANQVCSSVGAVSGQLFVSGDAYVGSAFQYEWSHRWRNFGIVIAFIIFFLFTYMVSAELVSEKKSKGEVLMYRRGHKPTAAVHAEKKAQDPEAAMANIGPILTSERTKEGMLQRQTSVFQWHDVCYEVKIKSETRRILDNVDGWVKPGTLTALMGVSGAGKTTLLDCLADRTSMGVITGEMLVDGRPRDASFQRKTGYVQQQDLHLQTTTVREALNFSALLRQPAHVPREEKLAYVDEVIKLLDMQEYADAIVGVPGEGLNVEQRKRLTIGVELAAKPPLLLFVDEPTSGLDSQTSWAILDLLEKLTKAGQAVLCTIHQPSAMLFQRFDRLLFLAKGGKTVYFGDIGENSHTLTSYFERNGGHACPPEANPAEWMLEVIGAAPGSHTDVNWFETWRDSPEYQAVQAELDNIKREKSAEVSVIEDDPTKFNEFAAPFMTQMRENLFRVFQQYWRSPIYIYSKAALCTLVALFIGFIFYKAPNTQQGLQNQMFSIFQLFTIFGQLIQQSMPQFVIQRSLYEVRERPSKVYSWKVFMLSQIFVELPWNSLMAVIMYFCWYYPVGLYRNAEPTGELHERGALMFLFILSFLIFSGTFSTFIIAGFETAEAGANIANLMFMLCLIFCGVLATSSSLPRFWIFMYRVSPFSYLVNGMLSVGVANTVVNCADNEFVRIQPPSGETCGKYLATFVNATGGNLLNPDSTTECVYCSISETNTYLASIGSHYSERWRNFGLIWVYIVFNIFAALGVYWLARMPKKSLKKTKKE from the exons atggcgacgCCCAGCGACGCCAcggccaaggacgagggcgCCATTATTGGCAACGTGCCCAAGACACCGGTCCACGACGATAAGACGGAGACGTTCAACGAAAAGGACAGCGAATCGCCGTCGCGGACGctcgaggccgacgaggatgacgtCTACGTGGACGACTCCAAGGAGATGCAGCGAAGGGCCTCTGTGGTCCAGGCTCTGGCCCGCTCATACTCCCGCGCCTCTGGAGCTGCCGGCGACAACCCTTTCCTCGCCGGCCCAGACTCACCCCTCAATCCAGCTTCTGAGAACTTCAGCGGCAAGGAATGggccaaggccattgtcgGGCTCGTCTCGCAGGATGGCGGCTCATTCCGCTCTGCCGGCGTCTGCTTCCAGAACCTCAATGTCCACGGTTTTGGCGAGTCCACAGACTACCAGAAGGATATCGCAAACGTCTGGCTTTCGCTTGCTGGCTGGGCAGGCGGtctcatctcctccaacAAGCAGCGCATCGACATCTTGCGTCAGTTTGATGGTATTGTCCGCAAGGGCGAGATGTTGGTTGTGCTTGGCCCGCCTGGATCTGGATGTTCGACCTTCTTGAAAACTATTGCTGGCGAGATGAACGGTATCTATGTTGATGACGATTCCTACTTCAATTATCAAG GTATTTCTGCCAAGGAAATGCACAGCCACCATCGTGGTGAAGCCATTTACACCGCCGAAGTCGATGTCCACTTTCCTCAGCTGAGCGTTGGTGATACCCTCACTTTCGCTGCTCGAGCCAGACAGCCCAGACAGCTTCCTCAAGGCCTAAGCAGGAACGACTTCGCCGCCCACCTTCGAGATGTTGTCATGGCCATGTTTGGTATTTCTCACACTGTCAACACTCGTGTTGGTAACGAGTACATCAGAGGAGTATCGGGTGGTGAGCGCAAGCGTGTGACCATCTCTGAAGCTGCCCTGTCTGGCGCTCCGCTGCAATGCTGGGATAACTCAACCCGTGGTCTCGACTCTGCCAACGCCGTCGAGTTCTGCAAGACCCTGCGATTGCAAACCGAGCTCTTCCACAGCACTGCCTGCGTCTCCATCTACCAGGCTCCCCAGAGCGCCTACGACATGTTCGACAAGGCCGTCGTGCTTTACGAGGGTCGCCAGATCTTCTTTGGCCGAGGTGACGAGGCCAAGCAGTACTTTATCGACCTTGGATTCGAGTGCCCTGCTCGCCAGACCACCCCTGATTTCCTTACCTCGATGACTTCTCCCATTGAGCGTATTGTTCGTCCCGGCTGGGAAGGCAGGGCGCCCCGAACCCCTGACGAGTTCGCCGCCGCTTGGAAGAACAGTGCCCAATACAAGGCGCTCCAGGCTGAGATTGAGGAGTACAAACAAGGCCACCCAATCAATGGCCCTGATGCCGACGCATTCCGTGCCTCCCGCAAAGCCCAGCAAGCCAAGAGTCAACGCGTAAAGTCTCCTTACACCCTGTCATATACTCAGCAGATCCAGCTTTGTCTGTGGCGCGGCTGGAGGCGCCTGACGGGAGATCCAAGCTTAACTATAGGCTCTCTCATTGGTAACTTCGGAATGGCTCTCATCATCGGTAGTGTGTACTACAACCTCTCGGAGGATGCCTCTAGCTTCTTCCAACGAGGATCTCTactcttctttgcttgccTGATGAACGCCTTCGCTAGTGCTCTCGAA ATTCTGACTCTGTACGCTCAACGACCTATTGTCGAAAAGCACGCTCGATATGCCCTGTACCATCCCTCGGCAGAGGCCATTTCGTCTATGCTTTGTGATCTGCCTTATAAAGTGGTTAATGCAATCATTTTCAACATTACACTCTACTTCATGACTAACCTGCGAAGAGAAGTCggccccttcttcttcttcctgctcatCTCATTCGCCAGCGTCTTGGTCATGTCCATGATCTTCCGAACGATTGCATCCGCTTCCCGAACCCTCTTCCAGGCTCTGGTCCCCGCTGCCATCTTGATTCTCTCTCTGGTCATCTTCACTGGATTCGTCTTGCCAACCCGGTATATGCTAGGCTGGTGCCGCTGGATTGGCTATATTGATCCTCTGAGCTATGCGTTCGAGGCACTGGTTGTCAACGAGTTTCACAACCGTGAATTCGAATGCGTTGACTTCATTCCCTCCAAAAACTTCCCCGAATACTCCAACGTCAGCTCTGCCAACCAGGTTTGCAGCTCCGTCGGCGCGGTTTCTGGCCAACTCTTTGTCAGCGGTGACGCCTATGTTGGATCCGCTTTCCAATACGAGTGGAGTCATCGATGGAGAAACTTTGGTATTGTCATtgccttcatcatcttcttcctcttcactTACATGGTTTCCGCCGAGCTTGTCTCTGAGAAGAAGTCCAAGGGAGAAGTTTTGATGTACCGCCGCGGTCACAAGCCCACGGCTGCTGTCCacgccgagaagaaggctcagGATCCcgaggctgccatggccaacaTTGGCCCTATTCTGACGTCTGAGCGAACAAAGGAAGGTATGCTCCAACGACAAACTTCCGTCTTCCAGTGGCATGATGTCTGTTACGAGGTCAAGATCAAGAGCGAAACACGCCGTATTCTGGACAATGTCGATGGTTGGGTTAAGCCTGGTACTCTGACTGCCTTGATGGGTGTTTCAGGTGCCGGAAAGACAACTCTTCTGGACTGCTTGGCTGATCGTACGTCTATGGGTGTCATCACTGGTGAAAtgcttgttgatggcagGCCCCGTGACGCTTCTTTCCAACGCAAGACTGGTTATGTTCAACAGCAAGACTTGCATCTGCAAACCACCACTGTTCGCGAGGCCCTCAACTTTTCCGCTCTACTTCGACAGCCTGCCCACGTCCCTCGCGAAGAGAAGCTTGCCTATGTTGACGAAGTTATTAAGCTCCTGGATATGCAAGAGTACGCGGACGCCATCGTTGGTGTTCCTGGTGAAGGTCTCAACGTCGAGCAGCGTAAGCGTCTCACTATTGGTGTCGAGCTGGCTGCTAAGCCTCCTCTGTTGCTCTTCGTCGACGAACCCACTTCTGGTCTTGACTCTCAAACCTCATGGGCTATTCTGGACCTCCTCGAGAAGCTGACCAAGGCCGGCCAGGCTGTTCTTTGCACCATCCACCAGCCTTCTGCCATGCTCTTCCAACGCTTCgatcgtcttctcttcttggccaagggCGGCAAGACCGTCTACTTTGGTGACATTGGTGAAAACTCACACACACTGACAAGCTATTTCGAGAGAAATGGTGGTCACGCTTGCCCGCCTGAAGCCAACCCTGCTGAATGGATGCTTGAAGTCATTGGCGCCGCCCCGGGATCCCACACCGACGTCAACTGGTTCGAAACCTGGCGCGACAGTCCCGAGTACCAAGCCGTCCAAGCCGAACTCGACAACATCAAGCGAGAGAAGTCTGCAGAGGTCAGCGTAATCGAGGACGATCCTACCAAGTTCAATGAATTCGCCGCACCCTTCATGACCCAGATGAGGGAGAACTTGTTCCGTGTCTTCCAGCAGTACTGGCGATCTCCCATCTACATCTACTCCAAGGCTGCTCTTTGCACTCTGGTTGCGCTCTTCATTGGTTTCATCTTCTACAAGGCTCCAAACACTCAACAGGGTCTCCAGAACCAGAtgttttccatcttccagctcttcacTATTTTCGGCCAGCTTATCCAGCAATCTATGCCCCAGTTTGTCATTCAGCGATCTCTCTACGAAGTTCGCGAACGACCCTCAAAGGTTTATTCATGGAAGGTTTTTATGCTCTCTCAGATCTTTGTCGAACTGCCTTGGAACAGCTTGATGGCCGTCATTATGTACTTCTGCTGGTACTACCCTGTCGGCTTGTATCGCAACGCCGAACCCACTGGTGAGCTTCATGAGCGCGGTGCTCTGAtgttcctcttcatcctcagcttcctcatcttcagtgGTACCTTTTCAACCTTTATTATTGCCGGCTTCGAAACCGCTGAGGCTGGTGCTAACATTGCCAACTTGATGTTTATGCTTTGCTTGATCTTCTGTGGTGTTCTTGCTACTTCATCCTCCCTGCCTCGCTTCTGGATTTTCATG TACCGAGTCTCACCATTCAGTTATCTGGTAAATGGAATGTTATCGGTTGGTGTTGCAAACACCGTGGTCAACTGTGCCGACAATGAGTTCGTCAGGATCCAGCCTCCTTCAGGTGAAACCTGTGGCAAGTACCTTGCCACCTTTGTCAACGCCACTGGAGGCAATCTCCTTAACCCTGACTCTACGACCGAGTGTGTCTATTGCTCTATCTCTGAGACCAACACTTACCTGGCTAGCATTGGCAGCCACTACTCTGAGCGATGGAGGAACTTTGGCCTGATTTGGGTGTACATTGTCTTCAACATTTTCGCTGCCTTGGGCGTCTACTGGCTGGCTCGCATGCCTAAGAAGTCGctcaagaagacaaagaaggagTAA
- a CDS encoding uncharacterized protein (BUSCO:EOG092D2XBR) — translation MAPTSESSGRPSANHFNKLHEGPEDVLRDARARPEFQSAEDEAKEQRISQLMVDQMSMPMTVNEVSVTGAKNIRRGFLDPILNPLLSDSQDPPYTVGEVLSRLQVATGKLSGLQILREPPQVYLSQSSQVDASTSPTDVDISIGLRELPRFKLQTGTDVGNGEGSAYGSLLWRNMFGGAEMLTLNAKAGTRTRSAYSANLSAPVLSNPDMRISLEALSSAVEKPWASHEEVLKGGTVRFSWLNRQRDTHSVEYSGSWRQITGLMADASPTIRQDAGDTIKSAIKHVFYRERRDNPQLPQSGYMVRTGLELAGVGPLGGDVAFSRGDLEVSGAVPIPLPGVKGPSGISIGAGFRTGLLYPLPLGYNFGGKALPSRLNDRFLLGGPTDIRSFKLGGLGPHDGRDAVGGDAFAAGSVNMLFPLPYKGPDSGLRFQLFANGGRLVALKNKLKSEGASDGLSGGIVRNGMFNAVGELFNGPPSFAAGVGLVYAHPVARFELNFGLPVIVRRGELVTKGVQLGVGINFL, via the exons ATGGCGCCAACCTCAGAATCTTCTGGGCGGCCG TCCGCAAATCACTTTAATAAACTGCACGAGGGTCCCGAGGACGTGCTCCGCGATGCCAGAGCGAGGCCAGAGTTTCAAAGCGCCGAGgatgaggccaaggagcAGAGGATTTCTCAATTG ATGGTGGATCAAATGTCAATGCCAATGACCGTCAATGAGGTTTCGGTCACGGGGGCTAAGAACATTCGACGGGGCTTTCTCGATCCTATACTGAATCCCTTACTGAGCGATAGCCAAGACCCTCCGTATACCGTTGGCGAGGTGCTATCGAGGCTGCAGGTAGCAACTGGGAAGCTCAGTGGACTGC AAATCTTGAGAGAGCCTCCACAGGTCTACCTGTCCCAATCGAGTCAGGTCGATGCTTCGACAAGTCCTACTGATGTGGACATTTCCATCGGATTACGAGAGCTGCCCCGATTTAAGCTTCAAACAGGCACGGATGTTGGAAATGGCGAGGGGTCTGCATACGGCTCTTTGCTATGGCGGAACATGTTTGGCGGAGCTGAAATGCTCACGCTCAATGCAAAGGCAGGCACTCGTACACGATCCGCTTACAGCGCAAATCTAAGTGCTCCCGTGCTGAGCAACCCAGACATGCGCATTTCGTTGGAGGCGCTGTCTTCAGCCGTGGAAAAGCCCTGGGCGTCACATGAGGAGGTCTTGAAAGGAGGGACGGTGCGCTTTTCATGGCTTAACCGCCAACGAGATACACACTCTGTCGAATATTCAGGATCATGGCGACAGATTACCGGGCTTATGGCTGATGCTAGTCCTACTATCAGACAAGATGCTGGTGATACAATCAAGAGCGCCATCAAGCATGTGTTCTATAGGGAGAGGCGAGACAACCCTCAGCTGCCACAGAGCGGTTATATGGTACGAACAGGCCTAGAACTAGCAGGTGTCGGGCCTCTGGGCGGCGATGTTGCCTTTTCCAGGGGCGACTTGGAAGTAAGTGGTGCCGTCCCTATTCCTCTCCCCGGTGTTAAAGGACCCTCGGGAATCTCTATTGGAGCTGGATTTAGAACAGGCCTGCTCTACCCATTGCCGCTTGGATACAACTTTGGTGGCAAAGCTCTGCCTAGCCGTCTTAACGACCGTTTCTTGCTGGGAGGGCCAACGGACATTCGCAGCTTCAAGCTTGGTGGACTAGGACCGCACGATGGCCGGGATGCCGTGGGTGGAGATGCGTTCGCTGCTGGCAGCGTTAACATGCTTTTCCCCTTACCCTACAAGGGGCCTGATTCTGGCCTCCGATTTCAGCTCTTTGCAAACGGAGGTCGTCTGGTTGCTCTGAAGAACAAGCTAAAGTCTGAAGGCGCGTCAGACGGGCTAAGTGGTGGAATAGTTCGTAATGGCATGTTTAATGCTGTTGGAGAGCTATTCAACGGGCCCCCCAGTTTTGCAGCTGGTGTTGGGCTTGTGTACGCCCACCCCGTGGCGAGGTTTGAACTCAACTTTGGCTTGCCGGTGATAGTCAGAAGGGGAGAGCTCGTCACAAAGGGGGTGCAGCTGGGAGTAGGCATCAACTTTCTGTAA